The following are from one region of the Thermoplasmata archaeon genome:
- a CDS encoding ABC transporter ATP-binding protein, whose translation MSLLEVEDLTVRFTTQKGEVHAVEGASFELEQGEAIGLAGESGCGKTTTALALMRLLPYNGRVVRGSIRWRGRDLARISDAGMRKIRWKEISIVFQGAMNSLNPIQRIGRQIAEPIVLHEDVEQDAARKRVEDLLDLVGISRKRIDDYPHEFSGGMRQRVMIAMALACNPKLVIADEPVTALDVMIQAQILELLERLRKELDLSMILISHDLSVLAETCDKVAIMYGGKMMEVGRTVDVFTDPKHPYAQGLAAAFPDIRGSREMPSSIPGLVPSLINPPAGCVFHPRCRFAFDRCTNAEPALSEVTPGRRTACFLYPEVGEVTPRPIQARTP comes from the coding sequence ATGTCGCTCCTGGAAGTCGAAGATCTGACCGTCCGATTCACGACCCAAAAGGGGGAGGTCCATGCGGTCGAGGGCGCTTCTTTCGAGCTTGAGCAGGGCGAAGCCATCGGCCTCGCAGGCGAGAGCGGGTGTGGCAAGACCACGACGGCGCTGGCCCTGATGCGGCTCCTGCCGTACAATGGCCGCGTCGTTCGTGGGTCCATTCGATGGCGAGGCCGAGACCTCGCCCGGATCTCCGATGCCGGAATGCGCAAGATCCGTTGGAAGGAAATCTCAATCGTCTTCCAAGGGGCGATGAACTCCCTCAACCCAATTCAACGCATCGGGAGACAAATCGCTGAGCCTATAGTCCTTCACGAGGATGTGGAACAGGACGCGGCGCGAAAGCGTGTCGAAGACCTGCTGGACTTGGTGGGCATTTCGCGGAAGCGCATCGACGACTATCCTCACGAGTTCTCGGGTGGCATGCGCCAACGCGTCATGATCGCCATGGCCCTCGCCTGCAACCCGAAGCTCGTCATCGCCGATGAGCCGGTCACCGCGCTTGACGTGATGATCCAAGCGCAGATCCTGGAACTCTTGGAACGACTGCGAAAGGAGCTCGATCTTTCCATGATCCTAATCTCGCACGACTTGTCCGTCCTCGCCGAGACCTGTGACAAGGTCGCTATCATGTACGGCGGGAAGATGATGGAAGTTGGGCGGACCGTGGATGTCTTCACGGACCCGAAACATCCGTATGCACAGGGACTCGCGGCAGCGTTCCCAGACATCCGAGGGAGCCGGGAAATGCCATCGTCCATTCCGGGACTGGTCCCGAGCCTGATCAATCCGCCCGCGGGATGTGTCTTCCACCCGCGGTGCAGGTTCGCGTTTGACCGCTGCACGAACGCAGAACCCGCTTTGTCGGAAGTGACCCCTGGTCGGCGGACGGCGTGCTTCCTATATCCCGAAGTGGGGGAGGTGACACCACGACCGATCCAAGCACGGACACCTTGA